The window ACGATCGGCAGCCGGAGCGGTCTGGCCGTGGAGTCGGCAGGGAGGGTGCTCCAGTCGACGCGCCGATCGAACTGGCGGAGGATCAGATCGAGCCGCTCGGCGAGCGGCAGCGGGGGCAGCGCGGCGGCGCGGAAGTGGTCGTGGGGAACGTCGTCGATCCCCACCAGGGCGATTCCGGCGGCGGCAGCCTCGTCACGCACGAGGTCACGCGGCACCGCGCCGTCGGGCCACGACCAGGGAGCCGCGGCGAGCGCCTGGCGCCGCAGCGCCCCGGGCAGCGCGCGAATGTCGCGCTCCCGGCGCCTCTCGGCGGCGGCGACGGGCAGCGCGTCGGCCGGGGGAAGGAAGACGATCACGGCTTCGAGGGAAACGGCGCGGGCCCCGGCGGCGGCGGCGAGGCGGGCGAGCAGACTGGCGATCGGTTCGTCGTCGGCCGCGAGGTCGACGGCGATCGTCCGGTCGACACGGCGATCGATGATCACCGGTCGGCCACAACGCTCTGCGAGGGTACGGGCCAGGTCGGCGACCGGGACCGCGGTCCAGGCGCCCGAGACCGGGTCGTCGAGACCGTCGGCCCGGAGGTGCGCGTCTCCGCCGGCGCTCACGGCCAGCCAGCCGACGAGCGGCGCCAGCCACCACCGGCAACGCTCTGCCGTTCCCCTGGCCGGTCCCAATCGCGCCATGGAAAGCCGATCCTCGCGCGGGCGGGGCGGTGCCCACCCGGGCCCGCGACGGCGCGAGTATATTCCCGCTCGCGGAGCGTCGGCAGGCCGGAACGGTCCCTGGGCCACGGTCACGGAGGGAGCGGTCGATGCCTGGATCCGATCGACCGACCGTGCTCGTCGTCGGGGCGGGCATCAACGGCGCGGCGCTGGCCCGTGAGCTCGTCCTCGCCGGGTGCAACGTGGTCGTCGCCGACGATCACGACATCGCCGCCGGGACCACGGCCTGGTCGACGCGGCTGATCCACGGTGGGCTGCGGTACCTCGAGTATGGCGAGGTGTCGCTGGTCCGCGAGAGCCTCGCCGAACGGGCCCGTCTGGTGCGGCTCGCGCCGCACCTCGTCGAACCACTGCCGTTCTACCTCCCGGTCCAGGGGCGGTGGGGCGGCGTCGCCGCGGCCGCCGCGCGGATCGTCGGCTGGGAGGGGCTGGCGCGGCGCTGGAGCGGGCCACGTGGGCGGGGCAGCATCGCCGTCGGTCTCGGACTGTCGCTGTACGACCTGCTTTCCGGCGGGGGCTGGCCGCGCCACCGCCGGGTCCGGCCGGGCACGGCGGGACTGCCCGCCGTGGACACGGCGCGGTTTCCGCGCGGGCAGGTGTACGTCGATGCGCAACTCCGATTCCCCGAGCGGTTCACGGTCGAGCTGCTCGTCGACGCGGCGGCGGCGGCGGCGGCCGCGGGGCGTTCGTGCCGGATCCTCCCCCATACCGCAACGCGGATCGGATCCGACGCGACGGTGCACCTCGAGGATCGGGAAGGATTCGGCGAGCGGATGGCGGTCGATGCCGTGGTGAACGTCACCGGGGCCTGGGTCGACGCCGCGCTCGCCGGCCCGCTCCGCGGCCTCGAGGCGGACGGGCGTCTCGTGGGGGGCACGAAGGGTAGCCATCTGGTGATCGATTCGGCCCCGCTCCACGCCGCCCTCGCCGACCACGGCGTCTACGCCGAGGCGGCCGACGGCCGGCCCGTGTTCGTGCTTCCCTTCGGCCCGCGTCTGGTGCTGGTCGGCACGACCGACATCCCCTGGCAGGGAGACCCCTGGGAGGCGCACGCCGAGCCGGCCGAGATCGCCTACCTCCTGGCCGCGGCAGGGCGGCTGTTTCCCGACCATGCCCCGACTGCCGACGACGTCGTCCAGCACTACTGCGGCGTCCGTCCGCTCCCGGCGGGAGGGCGGGGCGCGCCCGCCGGGATCACACGCCGCCACATGCTCGTCCGCCACCCCCGCGCGGCGCTGCCGGCCTGGTCGATCGTCGGCGGCAAGCTCACCACCTGCCGGAGCCTTGCCGAATCGGCGGCCCGTGAGATCCTCGCCACGCTCGGCCGGAAGGTGGAGGGTGATTCACGCGACCGCCCGCTGCCCGGCTCCCCGGCCGCCGGCGGCACGGCGTCCCTGGTCGCCGCGACGCGCGCCGGGCTGATCGCCGCCGGGGTCCCCGCGGGGGCCGGCCTCGAGGCGGCAGCCGAGCGGACCGTCGCGCTGTTCGGTGCGCTGGCGCCGGCCGCGGTGGCCGGCGGTCCGGTGCCGGGGCCGGCGCTGCTCCCGGCCACCCACCTGCCGGCGGCGGTCGTGCGATACTGCGTTTGCCGGGAGTGGGCCCGGTCGCTGGCCGATCTGGTGGAGCGGCGGCTGATGCTCCTCTTCGACAGCCCGCTGCACCGCACGACGCTCGACGGGGTCGCCGCGGTGCTCGCCGCGGAACGGGGCGGAGGGGCAGCCGACGAGGTCGGGCCGCTCGTGGCGGATCTCGAACGGCGCTACGGGAAGCGGGTGATCGACGGCCGGCAACCTGACAGGAGGGGCTGATGAGTGGCACCGCGCGGCATGTCCTGGCGCTCGACCAGGGGACGACCTCGAGCCGGGCGATCGTCTTCGACGCCGCGGGCATTCCGGTGGCGATGGCCCAGGAGGAGTTTCCCCAGCACTACGGTTCGGGGGGCGCCGAGTTGGGAATCGTCGAGCACGATCCGGAGGACATCTGGCGGACGCAGCTCGGCTGCGCCCGGGAGGCCCTCGGCCGCGCGGGGCTCGGCGCCGATGCGGTCGCCGCCATCGGGATCACCAACCAGCGCGAGACGACCGTCCTTTGGGAGCGGTCGAGCGGCCGGCCGGTGGCGCCGGCGATCGTCTGGCAGAGCCGGGTCTCGGCCCCGGTCTGCGCCCGGCTCCGGGCCGCGGGCGTCGAGGACGAGGTCAGGAAGCGGACCGGGCTCGTGCTCGATCCCTATTTCTCGGCGACGAAGATCGTCCATCTCCTCGAGACGATCCCCGGCCTCCGCTCGGCCTGCGAGCGCGGCGAGGTGCTGTTCGGGACGATCGACTCGTTCCTCGTCTGGCGTCTGACGGGGGGCCGCGTCCACGCCACCGACCCGACCAACGCGTCGCGGACGCTACTCTACGACATCGACGAGCGCCGTTGGAGCGAGCGGTTGTGCGCCATCTTCGGCATCCCGCCGGCGATCCTCCCCGACGTCCGCCCCTCGAGCGGCTCGTTCGGCGAGTCGGCCGAGGAGTGGTTCGGCGCGCCAATCCCGCTGCGGGGCTGTGCCGGCGACCAGCAGGCGGCCGCCTACGCCCACGGTTGCTTCGGCCCCGGGGCGGCGAAGAACACCTACGGCACCGGGGCGTTCCTCCTCTCCGCCACCGGGTCGAGGCGCGTCGACAGCCGGCGCGGTCTGCTGACGACACTGACCTGCGGTGCGGGGCCCGGAGCGCCACCGGCCTATGCCCTGGAGGGGTCGGTGTTCATCGCCGGGGCGCTCGTCGGCTGGCTCCGCGACGGCCTCGGCCTGATCCGCACCAGCGCCGAGGTCGAGGAGCTCGCCCGCAGCGTGCCCGACTCCGGGGGGCTGGTGATCGTGCCGGCGCTGACCGGCCTGGGCACGCCCCACTGGGATCCGTCGGCGCGGGGGATGATGATCGGGCTGACGCGGGCCACCGGTCGCGGGCACGTGGCCCGGGCGGCGCTCGAGGCGATGGCGCTGTCGGTCGGCGACGTCGTCGCCGCCATCGAGGCCGACAGCGGTCAACCGCTCGACCGGCTGCGCGTCGACGGCGGGGCGAGCGCGAACGACATGCTCCTCCAAATCCAGGCCGACGTGCTCGGGATTCCGGTCGAGCGCCCGGTCGTCCGCGAGACGACGGCCCTCGGAGCCGCCCTGCTGGCGGGCCTGGCCGTCGGCCTGTACGCGAGCCACGACGACGTCCGCGGCGCCGCCCAGCTCGATGGCCGATTCACCCCCGTCGAGGATCAGACGACGCGGGCGCGGCGGCGGAGGGCGTGGGATGCCGCGATCGGCCGGGCGCGCGGCTGGCTCGACGAGCTCGCCCGGGCGTGATCGGCGGAGCGGTCGCCGCGTGCCGCCCGGTGACAGCGCCTGGCACCGGCGAGCCGCCGGTCAGCGGACGATCGTGCGCTCGGCGGCAGGACGCTCGGCGACCGTGACCCGGGCGGTGTACCGCGTCGGATCGGCGGAGAAGGTGTCGCGCGTTTCCGGGGACGAGAACAGATACATCCGCGACTGGTACGTGATCCCGTAGCGGCGCTGCCCCTGGACCTTGCGGCCCGAGTCGAAGGCCAGCACCGGGTCGTCTCCCGACAGCCCGGGAGCGTAGCGGTCCGGGGCGGCGAGGAAGGTTTGCTGCTCGGCCTGTCCGGCGAACAGATAGGTCCGTCCGCGGTGACGCACACCCCATTGGGCCCGCCCCTCGACCCACGTGCCTTTGTCCATCACGCTCACCGGACAGTAGCCGTCGAGTCCCACGGGCATCGAGACACCGGCGTCGGTCGCGGTGTATCCGGCCGGTGCGACCGGCGAGGGCGTCGGAGGGGGGACGGAGGTCGCCGGCTTGGTGGCGCTCTCGGGGCGGGTGAACAGACCGGTGATCGACCGCTGAAACGAATCCCAGGCCGGCAGTCGCGTCGCGGACTTCGCCGGGGGCTGTGTCGGGGGAACCGCGGGGGCCGACTGACCGAGCCAGGGGCCGGGGGCCACAGTGGCCGCTGCCGTGGATTCCGCCGCGGGCGTGGTCGAGGCCGCTCCC is drawn from Planctomycetota bacterium and contains these coding sequences:
- a CDS encoding glycerol-3-phosphate dehydrogenase/oxidase yields the protein MPGSDRPTVLVVGAGINGAALARELVLAGCNVVVADDHDIAAGTTAWSTRLIHGGLRYLEYGEVSLVRESLAERARLVRLAPHLVEPLPFYLPVQGRWGGVAAAAARIVGWEGLARRWSGPRGRGSIAVGLGLSLYDLLSGGGWPRHRRVRPGTAGLPAVDTARFPRGQVYVDAQLRFPERFTVELLVDAAAAAAAAGRSCRILPHTATRIGSDATVHLEDREGFGERMAVDAVVNVTGAWVDAALAGPLRGLEADGRLVGGTKGSHLVIDSAPLHAALADHGVYAEAADGRPVFVLPFGPRLVLVGTTDIPWQGDPWEAHAEPAEIAYLLAAAGRLFPDHAPTADDVVQHYCGVRPLPAGGRGAPAGITRRHMLVRHPRAALPAWSIVGGKLTTCRSLAESAAREILATLGRKVEGDSRDRPLPGSPAAGGTASLVAATRAGLIAAGVPAGAGLEAAAERTVALFGALAPAAVAGGPVPGPALLPATHLPAAVVRYCVCREWARSLADLVERRLMLLFDSPLHRTTLDGVAAVLAAERGGGAADEVGPLVADLERRYGKRVIDGRQPDRRG
- the glpK gene encoding glycerol kinase GlpK, coding for MSGTARHVLALDQGTTSSRAIVFDAAGIPVAMAQEEFPQHYGSGGAELGIVEHDPEDIWRTQLGCAREALGRAGLGADAVAAIGITNQRETTVLWERSSGRPVAPAIVWQSRVSAPVCARLRAAGVEDEVRKRTGLVLDPYFSATKIVHLLETIPGLRSACERGEVLFGTIDSFLVWRLTGGRVHATDPTNASRTLLYDIDERRWSERLCAIFGIPPAILPDVRPSSGSFGESAEEWFGAPIPLRGCAGDQQAAAYAHGCFGPGAAKNTYGTGAFLLSATGSRRVDSRRGLLTTLTCGAGPGAPPAYALEGSVFIAGALVGWLRDGLGLIRTSAEVEELARSVPDSGGLVIVPALTGLGTPHWDPSARGMMIGLTRATGRGHVARAALEAMALSVGDVVAAIEADSGQPLDRLRVDGGASANDMLLQIQADVLGIPVERPVVRETTALGAALLAGLAVGLYASHDDVRGAAQLDGRFTPVEDQTTRARRRRAWDAAIGRARGWLDELARA